In Fusarium oxysporum Fo47 chromosome XII, complete sequence, one DNA window encodes the following:
- a CDS encoding Nitroreductase-like protein codes for MADKLSYLEAVHNRRRIYQLNRSSLISDDMIEEIIHQAIEDIPSSFNSQSTRLVVLLKEDHYKFWNVGLEGLKAIVPADSWPKTGLCKLLVQKVLFYKDPKVISELQVKFAIYADRFPLWSEHMSGMHQLAICSTGGWRFWCQPPALQSSA; via the exons ATGGCGGACAAACTCAGCTACCTCGAGGCAGTTCATAACCGGCGCAGAATTTACCAGCTGAACCGATCGTCCCTAATTTCGGATGACATGATTGAAGAAATTATTCATCAGGCTATAGAAGATATTCCTTCGTCTTTCAATTCTCAATCGACTCGGCTTGTGGTTCTGCTGAAGGAGGACCACTACAAGTTCTGGAATGTCGGCCTCGAGGGCCTTAAGGCCATCGTTCCCGCTGATTCCTGGCCAAAGACTGGGTTGTGTAAGCTACTAGTACAGAAA GTTTTATTCTACAAGGATCCAAAGGTTATTAGCGAGCTTCAGGTTAAGTTCGCTATTTATGCCGACCGATTTCCCCTCTGGTCTGAGCATATGAGTGGGATGCATCAGTTGGCAATCTGCAGCACTGGAGGCTGGAGGTTTTGGTGCCAACCTCCAGCACTACAATCCTCTGCCTGA